In Simplicispira sp. 125, one DNA window encodes the following:
- the ligA gene encoding NAD-dependent DNA ligase LigA yields the protein MTENLDLFSAPEPTGKAQAAIEIEALRARLNHWAHEYYVQDAPSVPDAEYDRVFRELQALEAANPDLVAPDSPTQRVIGAVMEGLAPVRHVVPMLSIHTETDTEASGAQAFDARVRRELGLQEADPPVEYVAEPKFDGLAMSLRYEHGKLVQAATRGDGEVGEDVTHNIRTIRQIPLMLPSQAPTLGTDVSTLPPEGARFALGRPGGKTVPPLLEVRGEVYMPRADFDALNERQRAQGGKTFVNPRNAAAGAVRQLDSGIAAQRPLRFFAYGIGAITPEAEGGPSFATHYELLQALKQWGFPVAEQVQTALGASELVAFHQRVGATRDALPYDIDGVVYKVNSLQLQRQLGFKTREPRWAVAHKYPAQEMATRIEAIDVQVGRTGKITPVARLAPVFVGGVTVTNATLHNLFEIRKKGVRVGDQVIVRRAGDVIPEVVGVVPGPRAGYVANFHMPKACPVCGSAVVREKGEANHRCTGGLFCPAQRKEAILHFAARRAMDIEGLGDKLVDQLVDQGVIRTLPDLYRMGLTSLIALERMADKSAQNVLAALEKSKQTTFPRFLFALGIRHVGEATAKELARHFGTLDALMDASVEQLVQVNDVGPVVAEAIHTFFAQPHNREVVEQLRACGVTWQEGAPAERATLPLAGKTVVLTGTLPTLSRDAAKDMLEAAGAKVAGSVSKKTHYVVAGEEAGSKLAKALELGVPVLDEAGMLALLAPQDV from the coding sequence ATGACCGAAAACTTGGACCTTTTTTCGGCTCCAGAGCCTACGGGTAAAGCGCAAGCAGCTATCGAAATTGAAGCGTTGCGTGCTCGCCTGAACCACTGGGCGCACGAATACTACGTGCAGGATGCACCCTCCGTGCCCGATGCCGAGTACGACCGCGTGTTCCGCGAACTGCAAGCGCTGGAGGCCGCGAACCCGGATCTGGTCGCCCCCGATTCGCCCACGCAGCGTGTGATTGGCGCCGTGATGGAAGGCCTGGCCCCGGTGCGCCATGTGGTGCCCATGCTCAGCATCCACACCGAGACCGATACCGAGGCCAGCGGCGCCCAGGCCTTCGACGCGCGCGTGCGCCGCGAGCTGGGCCTGCAGGAAGCCGACCCGCCCGTGGAATACGTGGCCGAGCCCAAGTTCGACGGCCTGGCCATGAGCCTGCGCTACGAACACGGCAAGCTGGTACAGGCCGCTACGCGCGGCGACGGCGAGGTGGGCGAGGATGTGACGCACAACATCCGCACCATCCGCCAGATTCCGCTCATGCTGCCATCCCAGGCCCCCACGCTCGGCACTGACGTGTCCACGCTGCCCCCCGAGGGGGCGCGTTTTGCCTTGGGGCGGCCCGGCGGCAAAACCGTGCCACCCCTGCTGGAAGTGCGCGGCGAGGTTTACATGCCCCGCGCCGATTTCGACGCGCTCAACGAACGCCAGCGTGCGCAGGGCGGCAAGACCTTCGTTAACCCGCGCAACGCCGCCGCCGGGGCCGTGCGCCAGCTCGACTCGGGCATTGCCGCGCAGCGGCCGCTGCGCTTCTTCGCCTATGGCATCGGCGCCATCACCCCCGAGGCCGAAGGCGGCCCCTCGTTCGCCACGCACTACGAACTGTTGCAGGCCCTCAAACAATGGGGTTTTCCGGTCGCAGAGCAGGTGCAGACTGCGCTGGGCGCTTCTGAATTGGTAGCATTTCACCAGCGCGTCGGCGCCACCCGCGACGCGCTGCCCTACGACATCGACGGCGTGGTCTACAAGGTCAACAGCCTCCAGCTCCAGCGCCAGCTTGGCTTCAAGACGCGCGAGCCGCGCTGGGCCGTGGCGCACAAATACCCGGCACAGGAGATGGCCACGCGCATCGAGGCCATCGACGTGCAAGTGGGCCGCACCGGCAAGATCACGCCCGTGGCGCGGCTGGCGCCGGTGTTCGTGGGCGGCGTCACCGTCACCAACGCCACGCTGCACAACCTGTTCGAGATCCGCAAGAAGGGCGTGCGCGTGGGCGACCAAGTGATCGTGCGCCGTGCGGGCGATGTGATCCCCGAGGTCGTGGGCGTAGTGCCCGGCCCGCGCGCGGGCTACGTCGCCAACTTCCACATGCCCAAGGCCTGCCCCGTGTGCGGCAGCGCCGTGGTGCGCGAGAAGGGCGAGGCCAACCACCGCTGCACCGGCGGCCTGTTCTGCCCGGCGCAGCGCAAGGAAGCCATCCTGCACTTCGCCGCGCGCCGCGCCATGGACATCGAAGGCCTGGGTGACAAGCTGGTGGACCAGCTCGTGGACCAGGGCGTGATCCGCACGCTGCCTGACCTGTACCGCATGGGCCTCACGTCGTTGATTGCCCTGGAGCGCATGGCCGACAAATCGGCGCAGAACGTGCTGGCGGCATTGGAAAAATCCAAACAAACCACCTTCCCGCGCTTTCTGTTTGCGCTGGGCATCCGCCATGTGGGCGAGGCCACGGCCAAGGAGCTGGCGCGCCACTTCGGCACGTTGGACGCCCTCATGGACGCCAGCGTCGAACAGCTTGTGCAGGTCAACGACGTAGGCCCCGTGGTGGCCGAGGCCATCCACACCTTCTTTGCCCAGCCCCACAACCGCGAGGTGGTCGAGCAGCTGCGCGCCTGCGGCGTCACCTGGCAAGAGGGCGCCCCGGCCGAGCGCGCCACCCTGCCGCTGGCGGGCAAGACGGTGGTGCTCACCGGCACGCTCCCCACGCTCAGCCGCGATGCCGCCAAGGACATGCTGGAGGCCGCAGGCGCCAAGGTGGCCGGCTCGGTCAGCAAGAAGACGCATTACGTGGTGGCCGGTGAAGAGGCGGGCAGCAAGCTGGCCAAGGCGCTGGAGCTGGGTGTGCCGGTGCTCGACGAAGCGGGTATGTTGGCACTGCTGGCCCCGCAAGACGTATGA
- the rssA gene encoding patatin-like phospholipase RssA produces MNTPRKPIIGLALGSGSARGWAHIGVIRALQQAGIKPDLVCGASIGAVVGAAYALGELDRFEQWARGLTGRTMFSFMDFKLAGGMLKGERVIDFFRSRFSDRPIEALDIPFAAVATGLHSGSEVWLRTGSTADAVRASMALPGLFTPAQREGRLLVDGGLVNPVPVSLARAMGADIVIAVDLNADILGRHLRKPGTNGAAKLPAEAPEDDEDTAGWLDRLQDGFASLLPTPDPARVPAPSLLEVVLASVNIMQVRITRSRMAGDPPEVVIAPQLAHLGLMDFYRAEEAIAEGQRAAEKTLPFLQQLGLGAV; encoded by the coding sequence ATGAACACCCCGCGCAAACCCATCATCGGCCTGGCCCTGGGCAGCGGCTCGGCGCGCGGCTGGGCGCACATCGGCGTGATCCGCGCGCTGCAGCAGGCCGGCATCAAGCCCGACCTGGTGTGCGGCGCATCGATTGGCGCCGTGGTGGGCGCGGCCTACGCGCTGGGCGAGCTGGACCGCTTCGAGCAATGGGCGCGCGGCCTGACCGGGCGCACCATGTTCTCGTTCATGGATTTCAAGCTGGCGGGCGGCATGCTCAAGGGCGAGCGGGTGATCGACTTCTTCCGCAGCCGCTTCTCCGACCGCCCCATCGAGGCGCTGGACATTCCCTTCGCCGCCGTCGCCACGGGCCTGCATTCGGGCAGCGAGGTGTGGCTGCGCACCGGCTCCACCGCCGACGCCGTGCGTGCCTCCATGGCCTTGCCCGGCCTGTTCACCCCCGCCCAGCGCGAAGGGCGCCTGCTGGTCGATGGCGGGCTGGTCAACCCCGTGCCCGTGTCGCTGGCGCGCGCCATGGGCGCCGACATCGTGATCGCCGTGGACCTGAACGCCGACATCCTGGGCCGCCACCTGCGCAAGCCCGGCACCAACGGTGCGGCCAAGCTGCCCGCCGAGGCACCGGAGGACGATGAGGACACCGCCGGCTGGCTGGACCGCCTGCAGGACGGCTTTGCATCCCTGCTGCCCACCCCCGACCCGGCCCGCGTGCCCGCGCCATCGCTGCTGGAAGTGGTGCTGGCCAGCGTCAACATCATGCAGGTGCGCATCACCCGCAGCCGCATGGCCGGCGACCCGCCCGAGGTGGTGATCGCCCCGCAACTGGCCCACCTGGGGCTGATGGACTTCTACCGCGCCGAAGAGGCCATTGCTGAGGGGCAGCGTGCGGCGGAGAAAACGCTGCCGTTTTTGCAGCAGTTGGGGTTGGGGGCGGTGTGA
- a CDS encoding HNH endonuclease signature motif containing protein yields MAAYMPSYPLYKQAEEKFLSRGYTREEARGSYYLWHLSPTFPFYAKGNTSVYIDAIYADLAKLLARIEGIEPSKKGARPNDRFEAFKFKSVQQKTGRVVYESWKFDFSSEQGCNAFMDICEAYDKGGVEYASVALAAVVAKADPKTQRTQVTKARVGQLDFRKNLVQLWKTCAVTGCAVQKMLKASHMKPWADSNPVEKLDPFNGLLLTPNLDALFDAGLISFDEDGRIIFSSKLSAADFLSLGVMPDMKLRKMNAAHTPYLDIIARMYSIHD; encoded by the coding sequence ATGGCCGCGTACATGCCGTCCTATCCGCTTTATAAACAAGCAGAAGAGAAGTTTCTGTCTCGTGGCTACACGCGCGAGGAGGCCAGAGGAAGCTACTATCTTTGGCATCTTTCCCCGACGTTCCCTTTCTATGCGAAGGGAAATACATCGGTTTATATCGATGCGATATATGCGGACTTGGCAAAGCTGCTGGCTAGAATTGAAGGTATCGAGCCCTCAAAGAAAGGCGCTAGGCCGAATGACCGATTTGAGGCGTTTAAGTTTAAATCCGTTCAGCAAAAAACTGGTAGGGTTGTTTACGAATCGTGGAAGTTTGATTTTTCATCTGAACAAGGCTGTAATGCCTTCATGGATATATGCGAAGCGTATGACAAGGGTGGCGTGGAATATGCCAGCGTAGCGCTTGCAGCCGTTGTAGCTAAGGCAGATCCAAAAACCCAACGCACGCAGGTGACAAAGGCCAGAGTTGGTCAACTCGATTTTAGGAAGAATCTAGTACAGCTGTGGAAAACCTGTGCCGTGACTGGCTGCGCTGTTCAGAAGATGCTGAAGGCATCACACATGAAACCATGGGCGGATTCGAATCCTGTAGAAAAACTAGATCCATTTAATGGTCTACTGCTGACCCCGAATCTTGATGCTTTGTTCGATGCTGGTCTGATTTCATTTGACGAAGATGGGAGGATTATTTTTTCGTCAAAGCTATCGGCAGCCGATTTTCTATCACTTGGAGTCATGCCAGATATGAAGCTGCGCAAGATGAATGCTGCACATACACCATACTTAGATATCATCGCACGAATGTATTCCATCCATGATTGA
- a CDS encoding RES family NAD+ phosphorylase, translated as MKFRFYQSPVEKIFAKIRSSAFPRIETSDEIAKELKRYLDLAGKYCDFSWDLDRPALYRARKNDYDQFKEFPPSEMGAPDANLASDGRAQSTGVSLLYVADTVPTAIAEVRPEIGEYVTIGEFRIKSGYRLKVLDLTRFHAPNNCDNDIFCLIDLSRRAFSGSVHPKDPKKYYAHQYFVQMVRDLSYDGIGYESAVNKGGRCFAFFDAKGFECEKTLLYQVNSVSVISTKVEFSSMEKEYIAQQDAEIQRNK; from the coding sequence TTGAAATTTCGATTCTACCAATCTCCTGTAGAAAAGATTTTTGCTAAAATTCGATCGTCCGCTTTTCCGCGTATAGAAACTTCCGATGAAATTGCCAAAGAACTCAAGCGCTACCTTGATTTGGCTGGAAAATATTGTGATTTTTCATGGGATTTGGATAGACCTGCTTTATATCGTGCAAGAAAAAATGATTACGATCAATTCAAAGAATTTCCTCCCTCGGAAATGGGGGCGCCAGATGCAAATCTCGCATCTGATGGTAGAGCTCAGTCGACAGGAGTTTCATTGCTTTATGTTGCAGATACTGTGCCGACCGCTATCGCTGAAGTAAGGCCGGAAATTGGTGAGTACGTCACAATTGGTGAATTCAGAATTAAAAGTGGATATAGGTTGAAAGTCTTGGATCTCACGAGATTTCATGCGCCGAACAATTGTGATAACGATATATTTTGTCTGATTGATCTTTCGAGACGTGCATTTTCTGGGTCAGTCCACCCAAAGGATCCAAAAAAATATTATGCGCATCAATATTTTGTGCAAATGGTGCGCGACCTCTCCTATGATGGCATTGGTTATGAAAGCGCAGTTAATAAGGGTGGTCGATGCTTTGCATTTTTTGATGCCAAAGGGTTTGAGTGCGAGAAAACATTACTTTATCAGGTTAATTCGGTTTCCGTAATTTCTACGAAGGTTGAATTTTCTTCGATGGAAAAGGAATACATCGCCCAGCAAGATGCAGAGATACAGAGGAACAAATAG